GTTACGTTGTTCATTGTCTGATGCTGGCGGCGCTAGCCGGTCAAGGGTCGATGACATCGGCACACGCGTCGGTCGGCGCTGCGGCGACATGGCCGACGACCGGCACGATTTTCAAGCCCGCCGATGCGATCCGGCACGGCGCGGCAGCGAGCCCGCAGCCAGAAAGCCCGACGCATCCC
This Caballeronia sp. LZ062 DNA region includes the following protein-coding sequences:
- a CDS encoding DUF6726 family protein, with the translated sequence MKRLLFVALVAGCVGLSGCGLAAAPCRIASAGLKIVPVVGHVAAAPTDACADVIDP